Sequence from the Christiangramia fulva genome:
ATGCTACTTTTTTAGTTTCCATAAAAACTTTTTATTCTTTTCTGAAATTCAGGGCAGCAAAGATACCAACTAAAAATGGTTTGCTAAAATATCATGAAAACCGGGGAGCCAAAAAATATTAAATCAGGTTGTTTTTTTGAAAAATTGGTGTATTTTTAATTACAATCTCAGCTACAACTGGATGAGTTTCGAAAGTACAGGCGGCAACGTTGTCCAAAGAAAATCAGATTTCCGTTCTCAAAGCAATTATAATACTTCGAGGCATAAAAGTTCAGTATCTGAAGGTTGGGTATTTAGAAGAAGCCGTTTAACCGATGATGATCTGGAACTTTTCAGGCAAAACATACTTCGGGAACACAAAAAAAAGCATTACAGGGTTTTGGCTACCACTGCGATTTTATTCCTTTTGATCGGGATTTTACTTTATTTCCTCCTTTCCTGAAAATTACCGCCGATATTTAGCAGTAAGCTCAAAAACATTTCGAAGGATCTCTTTGTCCTCATCATTAAGGGGAATACCTCTTCTGCCCATTACAATTTCAGCGGTTTCAAAGACTTTTTTCAGATCATAAACAGAAGTTCCCTTGCTTCCACCCCAACTGAAACTGGGAATAAAATTTCGTGGGAAACCGCTTCCAAATATATTAGCACTAACTCCTGCCACTGTGCCTGTATTAAACATGGTATTGATCGCGCATTTACTATGGTCTCCCATCATCAATCCGCAGAATTGAAGGCCGGTTTTTGCGAAATTTTCGGTATTATAGTTCCATAATCTTACTTCGGCATAGTTATTCTTCAAATTTGAAGTATTCGTATCGGCGCCTATGTTGCACCATTCGCCCAGTACAGAATTTCCCAGGAAACCTTCGTGGCCTTTATTCGAATTTTCAAAAAGAACCGAATTATTGATCTCTCCGCCGGCTTTACAATAGGGGCCAACGGTAGTGGGACCATAAATTTTGGCTCCTAATTTAACTATAGCACCTTCACCAAGCGCAAAAGGTCCGCGAATAAGCGAGCCTTCCATAATGTTAGCATTTTTCCCTATATAAATAGGCCCCGAAGAAGCATTTAATGAACAGTTTTCCACGCTGGCACCTTCCTCGATAAAAATCTGCTCTTTATTTTTAATAAAATTGGAAGGATCTACAGCTTGAGATTCCCGCCCTTTCGTCAGCAGCTCAAAATCACGCTCTATTTCTTCTCCATTTTTAGAGAAAATATCCCAGGTATTCGAAATTTGCAGAATTTCACCTTCGAATTTTATTTCCTGATAATTAGAAATATCTTCTTCTGATTTTTGAGAAAAAGCGATTAAAACTTCTCCTGCCACAAGTTTTTGGCCGGTTTTTAGCGAATTTATCCTTTCAACAAGCTTTTCTTCAGGAAAAACAGAAGCATTGATAAAGATATTCTGAGATTCCAGCTTTAAAGGCCATTTATGGCTAAGGTATTCTTCAGTTTTAGTAGATGTTTTTGCCTGTAACCATTTTTCCCATTTTCCCCTGATACTTAGAATTCCCAACCTGAGGTCAGCCACAGGTCTAGTAAAAGTAAAGGGAAGAAGATTATTTCTCGCTTCGCCGTCAAAGAGAATATAATTCATTTACCTTGAAATTTTAGCCCAAAATTAAAAGTTCCTGATTAACTAAAAAGGGATTCAGAAATAATTAAGAATAAAAAAAGCCGCTTTACAGCGGCTCCTTATATATTTTCGCGTAGAAAAATTACTTTTTCTTGAATTTCGCGTACTTGTTCTTGAATTTATCAATTCTACCCGCACTGTCAACAAGTTTTGTCTGACCTGTATAATAAGGGTGAGAAGTTCTGGAAATTTCCAGTTTTACCAACGGGTATTCTGTTCCGTCAACTTCAATAGTTTCTTTTGTCTTGGCTGTAGACTTTGTAATGAATACGTCTTCATTAGACATATCTTTAAAAGCTACAAGTCTATAATTTTCCGGATGGATTCCCTGCTTCATCGCTTTGATCTTTATAATTTTTCGAGGTGCAAATTTAATCAATAAATCCTGTTCTGCAAATACAAAAGTAAAAACTTTTAAATAGAATTAGCTTGTAACGTTTTATTATCTTTGAATACTAACTGCTACAATAACCAATCTTCTTTCAAACATGGAAAATTCTTCAAAAAAGATAGCAACAGCCTTCGGAGTGTACCTGGGGATATCGCTGGTGCTCATTACCGTTTTAGCTTATGTATTTAGCCTGGCCCTTTTAACCAAATGGTGGTTCGGCGTGATGATGCTTATTTTTATTATCACAATGTCAAGTTTCGCGGTAAGTAAAGCAAAAAAAGCTAGCTCTACCCTGTTTGGCTTTAAAAGTGCTTTCGGGGTATATTTTCTTACGGTTTTCATCGGAAGTTTTATAAGTCTCCTGTTTTCTATAATATTATTCAATTTCATAGATCCAGATGCAGCGCAGGAAATCACCAGGCTTACCATGGAATCGGCAAGAAAAATGATGGAAGGTTTTGGCGCACCAGAAAGTGAGATCAATAAACAAATGTTGGCAATGCAGGAAAATAGCAACTACGGTATTGGAAATCAACTTAAAGGTTATGCATACCAGCTAGCATTTTTTGCCGTTATTGGACTCATAGTCGCATTGATCTTTAGAGAAAAAGAAAAGACGAATCTATAAAAATGCAAATTTCGATTGTAATACCGCTACTTAACGAAGAACAATCTTTAACCGAATTATATAATTGGATCGCAAAGGTTTTGCGATCCAATTCATTTTCTTATGAGATCATTTTCATTGACGACGGAAGCACCGATAATTCATGGCAAACTATCGAAGCCCTGGCTGACCTTGATACAAATGTAAAAGGCATTAGATTTAACCGTAACTACGGAAAATCACAGGCGCTGCACGCCGGTTTTCTTAAAGCTGAAGGCGATGTAATAATTACCATGGACGCCGATCTCCAGGATAATCCTGATGAAATTCCCGATCTGTATAAAATGGTAGCAGAACAGGGTTATCAACTCGTGTCCGGCTGGAAGAAAAAAAGATATGATAATGTGCTTACCAAGAATATTCCATCCAGGATCTTTAATGCT
This genomic interval carries:
- a CDS encoding GlmU family protein; its protein translation is MNYILFDGEARNNLLPFTFTRPVADLRLGILSIRGKWEKWLQAKTSTKTEEYLSHKWPLKLESQNIFINASVFPEEKLVERINSLKTGQKLVAGEVLIAFSQKSEEDISNYQEIKFEGEILQISNTWDIFSKNGEEIERDFELLTKGRESQAVDPSNFIKNKEQIFIEEGASVENCSLNASSGPIYIGKNANIMEGSLIRGPFALGEGAIVKLGAKIYGPTTVGPYCKAGGEINNSVLFENSNKGHEGFLGNSVLGEWCNIGADTNTSNLKNNYAEVRLWNYNTENFAKTGLQFCGLMMGDHSKCAINTMFNTGTVAGVSANIFGSGFPRNFIPSFSWGGSKGTSVYDLKKVFETAEIVMGRRGIPLNDEDKEILRNVFELTAKYRR
- a CDS encoding DUF4199 domain-containing protein → MENSSKKIATAFGVYLGISLVLITVLAYVFSLALLTKWWFGVMMLIFIITMSSFAVSKAKKASSTLFGFKSAFGVYFLTVFIGSFISLLFSIILFNFIDPDAAQEITRLTMESARKMMEGFGAPESEINKQMLAMQENSNYGIGNQLKGYAYQLAFFAVIGLIVALIFREKEKTNL
- a CDS encoding type B 50S ribosomal protein L31 gives rise to the protein MKQGIHPENYRLVAFKDMSNEDVFITKSTAKTKETIEVDGTEYPLVKLEISRTSHPYYTGQTKLVDSAGRIDKFKNKYAKFKKK